The Armatimonadota bacterium genome contains a region encoding:
- a CDS encoding Gfo/Idh/MocA family oxidoreductase encodes MNLAIVGFAHEHVDAYASEIAAMGDARIVAGWDHDPERGAARCAAHGCEFAPDLDGMLRRDDLSGVIIGSETAYHADHVEAAARAGKDILLQKPMALTLEDCDRIVRAVAENAARFSMAWQMRCDPQNLWMREAVQSGRIGKVTILRRRHGLATHLWPDFAGSWHANPALNRGIFMDDAAHPADFLMWVLGKPTSVTAEIATLVSPQVPHDTGIAIYRFEGGAMGLLECSFTCVAAEDTTTIVGDRGTIVQAYGDLPSCSVVPIPQGTRGLKYILAGESAWNVVDLPTPPNHGYRIRGVARPAVEFFLGRRGPIATADEGRMNVRMLLAAYESARSGRRVELE; translated from the coding sequence GTGAACCTGGCGATCGTTGGCTTCGCGCACGAGCACGTTGACGCTTACGCGAGCGAGATCGCGGCGATGGGGGATGCGCGCATCGTCGCGGGATGGGACCACGATCCCGAGCGCGGGGCCGCGCGCTGTGCCGCGCACGGGTGCGAGTTCGCCCCCGATCTCGATGGGATGCTGCGGCGCGATGACCTGTCGGGCGTCATCATCGGCTCGGAGACCGCCTACCACGCCGACCACGTCGAGGCGGCGGCGCGCGCGGGTAAGGACATCCTGCTGCAGAAGCCGATGGCGCTCACGCTGGAGGATTGCGACCGCATCGTGCGCGCGGTCGCAGAGAACGCGGCGCGCTTCAGCATGGCGTGGCAGATGCGCTGCGACCCGCAGAACCTGTGGATGCGCGAGGCGGTGCAATCGGGCCGCATCGGCAAGGTTACGATCCTGCGACGCCGCCACGGCCTGGCTACGCATCTATGGCCCGACTTCGCCGGTAGTTGGCACGCCAACCCGGCGCTTAACCGCGGGATATTCATGGACGACGCCGCGCATCCCGCGGACTTCCTGATGTGGGTGTTGGGCAAACCGACGAGCGTGACGGCGGAGATCGCTACCCTGGTCAGCCCCCAGGTCCCCCATGACACCGGGATCGCCATCTACCGTTTTGAGGGCGGCGCCATGGGCCTCCTGGAGTGCTCGTTCACGTGCGTGGCGGCGGAGGATACGACCACTATCGTCGGTGACCGGGGGACGATCGTGCAGGCGTATGGGGACCTGCCATCGTGCAGCGTGGTGCCGATCCCGCAGGGCACGCGCGGGTTGAAGTACATCCTGGCGGGCGAGAGCGCGTGGAACGTCGTGGACCTCCCGACGCCGCCCAACCACGGTTACCGCATTCGCGGGGTGGCGCGGCCGGCGGTGGAGTTCTTCCTCGGCCGGCGCGGGCCGATCGCGACCGCGGACGAAGGACGCATGAATGTGCGGATGCTGCTGGCGGCCTACGAGTCGGCGCGCAGCGGGCGCAGGGTGGAGCTGGAGTGA
- a CDS encoding ABC transporter ATP-binding protein, whose amino-acid sequence MASVVEMHGLTKVYRSFFGGTGVLALNQLDLEIQEGETFGLVGPNGSGKTTCLKLLLGLLYPTAGEAMLFGRKVWDMRVKALLGYMPETPYFYDHLSGEQLLRYFAQLFGLRGAEQRRRIDELLALVGLSERRHMLLRYYSRGMLQRIGLAQALLNDPALLIVDEVTSGLDPVGAHQIRSLILELKRQGKTILLSSHLLNEVQTLCDRVGVLYRGNLKACGTIDELLPQPSQVVITALGLEAPTVARLEELGAACAAADGMVRVTVAPEQAEQAVAVIQGDGGRLHELTRPRPTLEEVFMDMVREEVE is encoded by the coding sequence TTGGCATCGGTCGTCGAAATGCACGGGCTCACGAAGGTCTATCGCTCCTTCTTCGGCGGCACCGGCGTGCTCGCTCTCAACCAGCTCGACCTGGAGATCCAGGAGGGAGAGACCTTCGGACTAGTCGGGCCCAACGGGTCCGGGAAAACCACCTGCCTCAAGCTACTGCTGGGGCTCCTTTACCCCACCGCGGGCGAGGCCATGCTCTTCGGCCGCAAGGTGTGGGACATGCGGGTCAAGGCGCTGCTGGGCTACATGCCCGAGACGCCCTACTTCTACGATCACCTGAGCGGAGAGCAGTTGCTGCGCTACTTCGCGCAGCTGTTCGGGCTGCGGGGGGCGGAGCAGCGGCGGCGCATAGATGAGTTGCTGGCGCTGGTGGGGTTGTCGGAGCGGCGCCACATGCTGCTGCGCTACTACTCGCGGGGGATGCTGCAGCGTATCGGCCTCGCGCAGGCTCTGCTCAACGACCCCGCACTGCTGATCGTTGACGAGGTGACCTCAGGCCTCGACCCCGTGGGGGCGCATCAGATCCGGAGCCTCATCCTCGAGCTCAAGCGCCAGGGGAAGACCATCCTGCTGTCGAGCCACCTGCTCAACGAGGTGCAGACCCTGTGCGACCGGGTGGGCGTCTTGTACCGCGGCAACCTCAAGGCCTGCGGGACGATTGACGAGTTGCTGCCGCAGCCGTCGCAGGTGGTGATCACGGCGCTGGGGCTGGAGGCGCCGACGGTGGCGCGGCTGGAGGAGCTGGGCGCGGCGTGCGCGGCGGCCGACGGCATGGTGCGGGTGACCGTGGCTCCGGAGCAGGCGGAGCAGGCGGTGGCGGTGATACAGGGTGACGGCGGGCGGCTCCACGAGCTGACGCGGCCGCGCCCGACGCTGGAGGAGGTATTCATGGACATGGTGCGGGAGGAGGTGGAGTAG
- a CDS encoding ABC transporter permease subunit translates to MRSIITIARNTISEALSRVILQMILVFAIIFLVLGFFFTFMTPGEEDKMLKDLGLTVITGFGLLLAIFMGVSLIQPEMERRTIYALLAKPVRRLEFVLGKYAGTIAVLALSMIVMGVVLVGSLFLKQGVWSPELLIALVGIFFALMIMAALVMMISTFASTLMSVVAGFLFWSIGYAQSYLQQLSEHADNPVSVRVLNTISAVLPNFTYLDLRLAVVDGLSIPAQLLGKMALYGVGYAAVVLAIAAVLFNEREM, encoded by the coding sequence ATGCGCAGCATCATTACCATCGCCCGCAACACCATCTCCGAGGCGCTGAGTCGCGTCATCCTGCAGATGATCCTGGTGTTCGCGATCATCTTTCTGGTTCTCGGCTTCTTCTTCACCTTCATGACCCCGGGCGAAGAGGACAAGATGCTCAAGGACCTGGGGCTGACGGTGATCACCGGGTTCGGGCTGCTGCTCGCGATCTTCATGGGCGTAAGCCTCATCCAGCCCGAGATGGAACGGCGCACCATCTACGCGCTGCTCGCCAAGCCGGTGCGCCGGCTGGAGTTCGTGCTCGGCAAGTACGCCGGCACGATCGCGGTGCTCGCCCTGTCGATGATCGTCATGGGCGTCGTCCTGGTGGGGTCTCTCTTCCTCAAGCAAGGCGTCTGGAGCCCGGAACTGCTGATAGCTCTGGTTGGCATATTCTTCGCACTGATGATCATGGCCGCGCTGGTGATGATGATCAGCACCTTCGCCTCCACGCTGATGTCGGTCGTCGCCGGCTTCCTGTTCTGGTCGATCGGCTATGCTCAGAGCTACCTCCAGCAGCTCTCCGAACACGCCGATAACCCCGTCTCGGTGCGGGTGCTCAACACCATCAGCGCGGTGCTGCCCAACTTCACTTACCTCGACTTGCGCCTGGCGGTGGTTGACGGCCTCAGCATTCCCGCCCAACTGCTGGGCAAGATGGCGCTCTACGGCGTGGGCTACGCCGCCGTCGTCCTCGCCATCGCGGCGGTTCTGTTCAACGAAAGGGAGATGTAG